In one Eulemur rufifrons isolate Redbay chromosome 14, OSU_ERuf_1, whole genome shotgun sequence genomic region, the following are encoded:
- the BRI3 gene encoding membrane protein BRI3 isoform X2 has protein sequence MDHKPLLQERPPAYSLEAGQGDYACGPHGYGAIPTAPPPPPYPYLVTGLPTHHPRVYNIHSRAVTRYPANSIVVVGGCPVCSHQRSPWLYKHPFRVSP, from the exons ATGGACCACAAGCCTCTGCTGCAGGAGCGGCCGCCCGCCTACAGCCTGGAGGCCGGCCAGGGCGACTACGCGTGCGGCCCGCACGGCTACGGCGCCATCCCCAccgcgcccccgccgccgccctaCCCCTACCTCGTCACAG GGTTGCCCACCCACCACCCCAGGGTCTACAACATCCACAGTCGGGCTGTCACCCGCTACCCTGCCAACTCCATCGTCGTGGTCGGAGGCTGTCCTGTCTGCAG CCACCAGAGGTCACCCTGGCTTTATAAGCACCCTTTTCGAGTCAGTCCCTGA
- the BRI3 gene encoding membrane protein BRI3 isoform X1, translated as MDHKPLLQERPPAYSLEAGQGDYACGPHGYGAIPTAPPPPPYPYLVTGLPTHHPRVYNIHSRAVTRYPANSIVVVGGCPVCRVGVLEDGFTFLGIFLAIILFPFGFICCFALRKRRCPNCGATFS; from the exons ATGGACCACAAGCCTCTGCTGCAGGAGCGGCCGCCCGCCTACAGCCTGGAGGCCGGCCAGGGCGACTACGCGTGCGGCCCGCACGGCTACGGCGCCATCCCCAccgcgcccccgccgccgccctaCCCCTACCTCGTCACAG GGTTGCCCACCCACCACCCCAGGGTCTACAACATCCACAGTCGGGCTGTCACCCGCTACCCTGCCAACTCCATCGTCGTGGTCGGAGGCTGTCCTGTCTGCAG GGTCGGGGTGCTGGAGGACGGCTTCACCTTCCTGGGCATCTTCCTGGCCATCATCTTGTTTCCCTTCGGGTTCATCTGCTGTTTCGCCTTGAGGAAGCGAAGATGCCCCAACTGTGGAGCGACCTTTAGTTAA